In the genome of Populus trichocarpa isolate Nisqually-1 chromosome 6, P.trichocarpa_v4.1, whole genome shotgun sequence, one region contains:
- the LOC7455647 gene encoding uncharacterized protein LOC7455647 isoform X14 yields MSADLNVNQIEEKISVLDQPEESARVDCNGNGKVNDHHGPDPVCAEDSVADQVGELKADRVESESITGFRDDDDPIEKEEDLQAVEKGREEKLAEIPEDHDVEGNKKELINHAELSNAVAEAQESQDTSVHVAESELNRSNNDEEMVEEESKLNSTIDIKEHEDSQAVAINGVHNDLDLDQQRDLAEAQESQDTSVHVAESELSRSNNDEEKVEEESKLNSTIDIKEHEDSQAVAINGVHNDLDLDQQRDLAELITTEDVSESEPSQSRNDDEKVEESKLGSEDSQAVVSNAAHNFLASDQEKKLKELMNNDDVTEFKPKQSSIDVKVEEESKLDSAIHVEEIEDSQAAVINGACNSLDLNQEKEQPELIKDLPLEDSVEESGDPLKQNLETAPCPVMADEKLEAESAEGPTSDENRDGLPAGHAQDTAAETPVVDDLVDAKQNISKSSSENVELVATSDAETGQSFPISSDNGTTGDETSHILMDAVQSEVPHANGLDIHEKGGLLTSQESASQTVLVNDFVHTPEQNHTLEISTEVSSPAVLEEAPVESSESFPVSPINDIGAEPIVRIEDSCPVEDSKLCDIVRTETKVDNIGESADSHPVDDSKVEAEVENVLVAPSGHANDVKLDIGASSHSVESDEKVSILSIGNVDVESEVTEAVNEGDSNRTSVSIDNPDGETFKCDSTGNESYMPKIEVQADSEVENISTAAREEVPNRDGFVSQLEGEVSKNETPKPTSEDSAVVTSDEQYVVAELGKGPFYIIKVPRFDERNLREKVEDAKFQVEEKSKIRDAIQAQIQIIKAKRKEYEDSFLDARSEEKAARDLLKAKRKEIDSVQYIINRTRNALEIEEIDGRIRSMEHKIQHETLPLKEEKQFIRDIKQLKQIREQFSSNMGSQDEVQQAMDQKDQSEERLKSLRKEADVLRDSLLKAEAVTEDAKKKYNDEHEKINQLLFQHRAANDIRQEAFAHLQSLRKQLYEKSKFFYKYKDDLTAATNLALKGDKEELQRHCANQVERVMELWNNNDEFRKEYMSSNMRNTLRRLRTLDGRALGPDEQPPIIPNVVSQRATKHNVAPSAPALEVEKPVTPVETQRIDEKSTAKLGDKKNQTVKTKRQAKPASLENGLPTVSGRDQIEESRQEENKLPKEEESRQENKLTKEEESRQENKLTKEEVELARKIEELRKEKEAAMLKEQRRLEEKAKAKEAMERKKRNAEKAQARASLRAQREAEQKEKEKEKKAKKKEKRKAAAEDTKDIDEVESAPSSETPTETNESERTEKPVTVAKRPQKQTKAKSMPLPLRNKGKRKMQTWMWALITLLAVVALFFMGNSSFFNLGLQQRFGI; encoded by the exons ATGTCGGCGGATTTGAATGTGAATCAAATAGAGGAGAAGATATCTGTTTTGGATCAGCCTGAAGAATCCGCTCGCGTTGATTGTAATGGGAATGGCAAGGTTAATGATCATCATGGCCCTGATCCTGTCTGTGCCGAAGACTCTGTAGCTGATCAGGTTGGAGAATTGAAGGCTGATCGTGTCGAATCCGAGTCCATTACTGGGTTCCGTGACGACGACGATCCGATCGAGAAAGAAGAAGATCTTCAG gCTGTTGAGAAGGGGAGGGAGGAAAAGTTGGCGGAGATACCAGAAGATCATGATGTAGAAGGGAACAAAAAGGAGTTAATTAATCATGCTGAACTCTCAAATGCAG TGGCAGAAGCTCAGGAATCGCAAGACACAAGTGTGCATGTTGCTGAATCTGAGCTAAATCGGTCAAATAATGATGAG GAGATGGTTGAGGAGGAAAGCAAATTGAATTCGACCATTGACATAAAAGAACATGAAGATTCTCAGGCTGTAGCCATCAATGGTGTTCATAATGATTTGGATTTGGATCAGCAGAGGGACCTGGCAGAAGCTCAGGAATCGCAAGACACAAGTGTGCATGTTGCTGAATCTGAGCTAAGTCGGTCAAATAATGATGAGGAGAAGGTTGAGGAGGAAAGCAAATTGAATTCGACCATTGACATAAAAGAACATGAAGATTCTCAGGCTGTAGCTATCAATGGTGTTCATAATGATTTGGATTTGGATCAGCAGAGGGACCTGGCAGAATTGATCACCACTGAAGATGTTTCTGAATCTGAGCCCAGTCAGTCTAGGAATGATGACGAGAAGGTTGAGGAAAGCAAATTGGGTTCTGAAGATTCTCAGGCTGTAGTTAGCAATGCTGCTCATAATTTTCTAGCCTCAGATCAAGAGAAGAAACTGAAGGAATTGATGAATAATGATGATGTTACTGAATTCAAGCCAAAACAATCTAGCATTGATGTGAAGGTAGAGGAGGAAAGCAAATTGGACTCGGCCATCCATgtagaagaaattgaagattCTCAGGCTGCAGTTATCAATGGTGCCTGTAATAGTTTGGATTTGAACCAGGAGAAGGAACAGCCAGAATTGATCAAGGATCTTCCTCTGGAAGATTCTGTGGAGGAGTCTGGGGATCCCCTCAAGCAGAATCTGGAAACAGCTCCATGTCCAGTCATGGCTGATGAAAAATTGGAAGCAGAATCTGCTGAAGGCCCTACATCTGATGAAAATAGAGATGGCTTGCCTGCTGGTCATGCTCAAGATACTGCTGCAGAAACTCCGGTTGTTGATGACCTGGTTGATGCCAAACAAAATATATCTAAGAGCTCTTCTGAAAATGTTGAACTTGTAGCAACTTCTGATGCTGAAACTGGTCAGAGTTTTCCAATTTCTAGTGATAATGGTACAACAGGAGATGAAACAAGTCACATCCTTATGGATGCTGTGCAATCAGAAGTGCCACATGCTAATGGCCTTGATATTCATGAAAAAGGAGGATTGCTTACTAGCCAGGAAAGTGCTTCACAAACTGTTCTTGTTAATGACTTTGTTCATACACCAGAGCAAAACCATACCTTAGAAATCAGCACGGAAGTGTCCTCCCCTGCTGTTCTCGAGGAAGCACCTGTTGAAAGTAGTGAAAGTTTCCCAGTTTCTCCTATCAATGATATTGGAGCAGAACCAATTGTCAGAATTGAGGATTCTTGTCCAGTAGAAGATTCCAAGTTATGTGATATTGTAAGAACAGAGACCAAGGTTGATAACATAGGTGAAAGTGCTGATTCTCATCCTGTTGATGATTCAAAAGTAGAGGCTGAAGTTGAGAATGTCCTTGTTGCACCAAGTGGCCATGCTAATGATGTGAAGCTAGATATTGGGGCTAGTTCCCATTCCGTTGAATCTGATGAGAAAGTATCTATTTTGTCAATCGGTAATGTGGATGTAGAATCTGAAGTCACAGAAGCAGTGAACGAAGGTGATAGCAACAGAACTTCTGTTTCCATTGACAATCCAGATGGAGAAACCTTTAAATGTGATTCAACTGGGAATGAAAGCTACATGCCCAAAATTGAAGTCCAAGCAGACTCAGaagttgaaaatatatcaactGCAGCAAGGGAAGAAGTGCCCAACAGAGATGGCTTTGTGTCTCAGCTTGAGGGTGAGGTTAGTAAGAATGAAACTCCCAAACCTACTTCGGAAGACTCTGCGGTTGTTACCTCTGATGAGCAATATGTTGTTGCTGAGCTGGGGAAAGGGCCATTCTACATAATTAAGGTTCCAAGATTTGATGAAAGAAATTTAAGAGAGAAGGTTGAAGATGCTAAATTTCAAGTTGAGGAGAAGAGTAAAATCCGGGATGCTATTCAAGCTCAAATCCAAATAATAaag GCCAAGCGTAAAGAGTATGAAGATAGCTTTTTAGATGCCAGATCAGAAGAGAAAGCTGCACGTGACTTGCTTAAGGCCAAGCGGAAGGAAATAGATTCtgttcaatatataattaacagaaCGAGGAATGCCCTTGAAATTGAGGAAATTGATGGCAGG ATACGCTCTATGGAACACAAGATACAACATGAAACCCTGCCTTTGAAGGAAGAAAAGCAGTTCATTCGTGATATCAAGCAGTTGAAGCAAATTCGAGAGCAGTTCTCTTCTAATATGGGCAGCCAGGATGAAGTTCAGCAGGCTATGGATCAGAAAGATCAAAGTGAAGAGCGCTTAAAG TCTTTGAGGAAAGAAGCAGATGTATTGAGAGACAGCCTTCTCAAAGCTGAAGCAGTCACTGAAGATGCTAAGAAGAAATATAATGATGAACATGAGAAGATAAATCAATTGCTATTTCAGCATAGAGCTGCTAATGATATACGACAAGAAGCATTTGCGCATTTGCAGAGTTTGAGGAAACAATTATATGAAAAG agtaaatttttttacaagTACAAAGATGATTTAACAGCAGCAACTAATTTGGCATTGAAGGGAGATAAAGAGGAACTTCAACGTCATTGTGCTAACCAA GTGGAGAGAGTTATGGAATTATGGAATAACAATGACGAGTTCCGGAAAGAGTACATGAGTTCCAACATGAGGAATACATTAAGGAGACTGCGGACATTGGATGGTCGTGCACTGGGCCCTGATGAACAGCCACCCATTATTCCAAATGTTGTTAGTCAAAGAGCgaccaaacacaatgttgcACCATCAGCTCCTGCTCTTGAAGTAGAAAAGCCAGTTACACCTGTGGAGACCCAAAGGATAGATGAAAAATCCACAGCAAAGCTTGGGGACAAAAAGAATCAGACTGTTAAAACTAAAAGGCAGGCAAAACCTGCTTCCTTGGAGAATGGTTTGCCAACTGTTTCTGGAAGAGATCAGATTGAAGAATCAAGACAAGAGGAGAATAAGCTTCCGAAGGAGGAAGAATCAAGGCAAGAGAATAAGCTTACGAAGGAGGAAGAATCAAGGCAAGAGAATAAGCTTACAAAGGAGGAAGTTGAGTTAGCCAGGAAGATAGAGGAATTGAGGAAGGAAAAGGAAGCAGCCATGTTAAAGGAGCAACGGAGATTGGAGGAGAAGGCCAAAGCAAAAGAGgcaatggagaggaaaaaacgAAATGCAGAAAAGGCCCAGGCCAGGGCTTCGCTAAGAGCACAAAGGGAAGCTGAGCAGAAAGAGAAG gaaaaggagaagaaggcaaagaagaaggaaaaaaggaagGCAGCAGCAGAGGATACTAAAGATATCGATGAGGTTGAGTCTGCTCCTAGTTCTGAAACTCCAACTGAAACCAATGAGTCTGAAAGAACCGAGAAGCCTGTGACTGTGGCAAAGAGGCCTCAAAAGCAAACAAAGGCAAAATCTATGCCTCTGCCTCTTCGCAACAAGGGTAAGAGAAAGATGCAAACATGGATGTGGGCCCTTATCACACTGCTGGCTGTTGTTGCCTTGTTTTTTATGGGGAACAGCAGCTTCTTTAATCTTGGGCTGCAACAAAGGTTTGGcatctaa
- the LOC7455647 gene encoding uncharacterized protein LOC7455647 isoform X12 codes for MSADLNVNQIEEKISVLDQPEESARVDCNGNGKVNDHHGPDPVCAEDSVADQVGELKADRVESESITGFRDDDDPIEKEEDLQAVEKGREEKLAEIPEDHDVEGNKKELINHAELSNAVAEAQESQDTSVHVAESELNRSNNDEVMVEEESKLNSTIDIKEHEDSQAVAINGVHNDLDLDQQRDLAEAQESQDTSVHVAESELSRSNNDEEKVEEESKLNSTIDIKEHEDSQAVAINGVHNDLDLDQQRDLAELITTEDVSESEPSQSRNDDEKVEESKLGSEDSQAVVSNAAHNFLASDQEKKLKELMNNDDVTEFKPKQSSIDVKVEEESKLDSAIHVEEIEDSQAAVINGACNSLDLNQEKEQPELIKDLPLEDSVEESGDPLKQNLETAPCPVMADEKLEAESAEGPTSDENRDGLPAGHAQDTAAETPVVDDLVDAKQNISKSSSENVELVATSDAETGQSFPISSDNGTTGDETSHILMDAVQSEVPHANGLDIHEKGGLLTSQESASQTVLVNDFVHTPEQNHTLEISTEVSSPAVLEEAPVESSESFPVSPINDIGAEPIVRIEDSCPVEDSKLCDIVRTETKVDNIGESADSHPVDDSKVEAEVENVLVAPSGHANDVKLDIGASSHSVESDEKVSILSIGNVDVESEVTEAVNEGDSNRTSVSIDNPDGETFKCDSTGNESYMPKIEVQADSEVENISTAAREEVPNRDGFVSQLEGEVSKNETPKPTSEDSAVVTSDEQYVVAELGKGPFYIIKVPRFDERNLREKVEDAKFQVEEKSKIRDAIQAQIQIIKAKRKEYEDSFLDARSEEKAARDLLKAKRKEIDSVQYIINRTRNALEIEEIDGRIRSMEHKIQHETLPLKEEKQFIRDIKQLKQIREQFSSNMGSQDEVQQAMDQKDQSEERLKSLRKEADVLRDSLLKAEAVTEDAKKKYNDEHEKINQLLFQHRAANDIRQEAFAHLQSLRKQLYEKSKFFYKYKDDLTAATNLALKGDKEELQRHCANQVERVMELWNNNDEFRKEYMSSNMRNTLRRLRTLDGRALGPDEQPPIIPNVVSQRATKHNVAPSAPALEVEKPVTPVETQRIDEKSTAKLGDKKNQTVKTKRQAKPASLENGLPTVSGRDQIEESRQEENKLPKEEESRQENKLTKEEESRQENKLTKEEVELARKIEELRKEKEAAMLKEQRRLEEKAKAKEAMERKKRNAEKAQARASLRAQREAEQKEKEKEKKAKKKEKRKAAAEDTKDIDEVESAPSSETPTETNESERTEKPVTVAKRPQKQTKAKSMPLPLRNKGKRKMQTWMWALITLLAVVALFFMGNSSFFNLGLQQRFGI; via the exons ATGTCGGCGGATTTGAATGTGAATCAAATAGAGGAGAAGATATCTGTTTTGGATCAGCCTGAAGAATCCGCTCGCGTTGATTGTAATGGGAATGGCAAGGTTAATGATCATCATGGCCCTGATCCTGTCTGTGCCGAAGACTCTGTAGCTGATCAGGTTGGAGAATTGAAGGCTGATCGTGTCGAATCCGAGTCCATTACTGGGTTCCGTGACGACGACGATCCGATCGAGAAAGAAGAAGATCTTCAG gCTGTTGAGAAGGGGAGGGAGGAAAAGTTGGCGGAGATACCAGAAGATCATGATGTAGAAGGGAACAAAAAGGAGTTAATTAATCATGCTGAACTCTCAAATGCAG TGGCAGAAGCTCAGGAATCGCAAGACACAAGTGTGCATGTTGCTGAATCTGAGCTAAATCGGTCAAATAATGATGAGGTGATGGTTGAAGAGGAAAGCAAATTGAATTCGACCATTGACATAAAAGAACATGAAGATTCTCAGGCTGTAGCTATCAATGGTGTTCATAATGATTTGGATTTGGATCAGCAGAGGGAC CTGGCAGAAGCTCAGGAATCGCAAGACACAAGTGTGCATGTTGCTGAATCTGAGCTAAGTCGGTCAAATAATGATGAGGAGAAGGTTGAGGAGGAAAGCAAATTGAATTCGACCATTGACATAAAAGAACATGAAGATTCTCAGGCTGTAGCTATCAATGGTGTTCATAATGATTTGGATTTGGATCAGCAGAGGGACCTGGCAGAATTGATCACCACTGAAGATGTTTCTGAATCTGAGCCCAGTCAGTCTAGGAATGATGACGAGAAGGTTGAGGAAAGCAAATTGGGTTCTGAAGATTCTCAGGCTGTAGTTAGCAATGCTGCTCATAATTTTCTAGCCTCAGATCAAGAGAAGAAACTGAAGGAATTGATGAATAATGATGATGTTACTGAATTCAAGCCAAAACAATCTAGCATTGATGTGAAGGTAGAGGAGGAAAGCAAATTGGACTCGGCCATCCATgtagaagaaattgaagattCTCAGGCTGCAGTTATCAATGGTGCCTGTAATAGTTTGGATTTGAACCAGGAGAAGGAACAGCCAGAATTGATCAAGGATCTTCCTCTGGAAGATTCTGTGGAGGAGTCTGGGGATCCCCTCAAGCAGAATCTGGAAACAGCTCCATGTCCAGTCATGGCTGATGAAAAATTGGAAGCAGAATCTGCTGAAGGCCCTACATCTGATGAAAATAGAGATGGCTTGCCTGCTGGTCATGCTCAAGATACTGCTGCAGAAACTCCGGTTGTTGATGACCTGGTTGATGCCAAACAAAATATATCTAAGAGCTCTTCTGAAAATGTTGAACTTGTAGCAACTTCTGATGCTGAAACTGGTCAGAGTTTTCCAATTTCTAGTGATAATGGTACAACAGGAGATGAAACAAGTCACATCCTTATGGATGCTGTGCAATCAGAAGTGCCACATGCTAATGGCCTTGATATTCATGAAAAAGGAGGATTGCTTACTAGCCAGGAAAGTGCTTCACAAACTGTTCTTGTTAATGACTTTGTTCATACACCAGAGCAAAACCATACCTTAGAAATCAGCACGGAAGTGTCCTCCCCTGCTGTTCTCGAGGAAGCACCTGTTGAAAGTAGTGAAAGTTTCCCAGTTTCTCCTATCAATGATATTGGAGCAGAACCAATTGTCAGAATTGAGGATTCTTGTCCAGTAGAAGATTCCAAGTTATGTGATATTGTAAGAACAGAGACCAAGGTTGATAACATAGGTGAAAGTGCTGATTCTCATCCTGTTGATGATTCAAAAGTAGAGGCTGAAGTTGAGAATGTCCTTGTTGCACCAAGTGGCCATGCTAATGATGTGAAGCTAGATATTGGGGCTAGTTCCCATTCCGTTGAATCTGATGAGAAAGTATCTATTTTGTCAATCGGTAATGTGGATGTAGAATCTGAAGTCACAGAAGCAGTGAACGAAGGTGATAGCAACAGAACTTCTGTTTCCATTGACAATCCAGATGGAGAAACCTTTAAATGTGATTCAACTGGGAATGAAAGCTACATGCCCAAAATTGAAGTCCAAGCAGACTCAGaagttgaaaatatatcaactGCAGCAAGGGAAGAAGTGCCCAACAGAGATGGCTTTGTGTCTCAGCTTGAGGGTGAGGTTAGTAAGAATGAAACTCCCAAACCTACTTCGGAAGACTCTGCGGTTGTTACCTCTGATGAGCAATATGTTGTTGCTGAGCTGGGGAAAGGGCCATTCTACATAATTAAGGTTCCAAGATTTGATGAAAGAAATTTAAGAGAGAAGGTTGAAGATGCTAAATTTCAAGTTGAGGAGAAGAGTAAAATCCGGGATGCTATTCAAGCTCAAATCCAAATAATAaag GCCAAGCGTAAAGAGTATGAAGATAGCTTTTTAGATGCCAGATCAGAAGAGAAAGCTGCACGTGACTTGCTTAAGGCCAAGCGGAAGGAAATAGATTCtgttcaatatataattaacagaaCGAGGAATGCCCTTGAAATTGAGGAAATTGATGGCAGG ATACGCTCTATGGAACACAAGATACAACATGAAACCCTGCCTTTGAAGGAAGAAAAGCAGTTCATTCGTGATATCAAGCAGTTGAAGCAAATTCGAGAGCAGTTCTCTTCTAATATGGGCAGCCAGGATGAAGTTCAGCAGGCTATGGATCAGAAAGATCAAAGTGAAGAGCGCTTAAAG TCTTTGAGGAAAGAAGCAGATGTATTGAGAGACAGCCTTCTCAAAGCTGAAGCAGTCACTGAAGATGCTAAGAAGAAATATAATGATGAACATGAGAAGATAAATCAATTGCTATTTCAGCATAGAGCTGCTAATGATATACGACAAGAAGCATTTGCGCATTTGCAGAGTTTGAGGAAACAATTATATGAAAAG agtaaatttttttacaagTACAAAGATGATTTAACAGCAGCAACTAATTTGGCATTGAAGGGAGATAAAGAGGAACTTCAACGTCATTGTGCTAACCAA GTGGAGAGAGTTATGGAATTATGGAATAACAATGACGAGTTCCGGAAAGAGTACATGAGTTCCAACATGAGGAATACATTAAGGAGACTGCGGACATTGGATGGTCGTGCACTGGGCCCTGATGAACAGCCACCCATTATTCCAAATGTTGTTAGTCAAAGAGCgaccaaacacaatgttgcACCATCAGCTCCTGCTCTTGAAGTAGAAAAGCCAGTTACACCTGTGGAGACCCAAAGGATAGATGAAAAATCCACAGCAAAGCTTGGGGACAAAAAGAATCAGACTGTTAAAACTAAAAGGCAGGCAAAACCTGCTTCCTTGGAGAATGGTTTGCCAACTGTTTCTGGAAGAGATCAGATTGAAGAATCAAGACAAGAGGAGAATAAGCTTCCGAAGGAGGAAGAATCAAGGCAAGAGAATAAGCTTACGAAGGAGGAAGAATCAAGGCAAGAGAATAAGCTTACAAAGGAGGAAGTTGAGTTAGCCAGGAAGATAGAGGAATTGAGGAAGGAAAAGGAAGCAGCCATGTTAAAGGAGCAACGGAGATTGGAGGAGAAGGCCAAAGCAAAAGAGgcaatggagaggaaaaaacgAAATGCAGAAAAGGCCCAGGCCAGGGCTTCGCTAAGAGCACAAAGGGAAGCTGAGCAGAAAGAGAAG gaaaaggagaagaaggcaaagaagaaggaaaaaaggaagGCAGCAGCAGAGGATACTAAAGATATCGATGAGGTTGAGTCTGCTCCTAGTTCTGAAACTCCAACTGAAACCAATGAGTCTGAAAGAACCGAGAAGCCTGTGACTGTGGCAAAGAGGCCTCAAAAGCAAACAAAGGCAAAATCTATGCCTCTGCCTCTTCGCAACAAGGGTAAGAGAAAGATGCAAACATGGATGTGGGCCCTTATCACACTGCTGGCTGTTGTTGCCTTGTTTTTTATGGGGAACAGCAGCTTCTTTAATCTTGGGCTGCAACAAAGGTTTGGcatctaa